In the Colius striatus isolate bColStr4 chromosome 3, bColStr4.1.hap1, whole genome shotgun sequence genome, GAGTACTTTGGTGCTTTTGGCGAGGTATAGTATAGTGACTTAAAAGAACAGCACTGGATCTTGTCTCTGTCTTAAGACAGAAGAATTTGTGGGGAGAGGGCTGGCTTAGGCTTAGGTGAAGCTAGGGATTGTTTAAACTGTATGCATGTTAATGATTCAGTATTGTTGGgatgattttattaaaaaataggaaaagacaTTGGACTGCTGAGTGGTTCTGTTAGCATATGAAGTCGCTTATACACTTCACGCGTTTCTGATTTCAGATTGAAAATATTGAGCTTCCCATGGACACAAAGACAAATGAAAGAAGAGGCTTCTGTTTTATCACCTACACAGATGAAGAGCCAGTAAAGAAGTTACTAGAAAGCAGATACCATCAAATTGGTTCAGGCAAGGTATGGAAGCTCCCATTCTAAACACGGGAAATAGACTTTCCTGAAGGGAAAGAtggtctttgaaaaaaaaacaaaaccaaaatgttctTGAAATTCTTGATGAGTTAAAAGGTTTTCTATCTTTACAGTGTGAGATCAAAGTAGCACAGCCTAAAGAAGTATataggcagcagcagcagcagcagaaaggaggaaaaagcaatgTGGCTGGGGGACGAGGAGGTGGAAGGGGACGTGGACGGGGTAAGTGTTTTGCATATTGACGTTGATGTAAATCCTTAAGTCTGTACCAAACACTAAGATGTTTGTATAAATTCCAGGTTTCAGGTTGCATACAGATCTCATGTTTTAATTCCATGTGGAAAGTAGCCTGTTAATAAATAGTATTTTGGTGACTCTGGTTGCTTGTGGAAACATAGGAGTCCCTTCTTGTCCTGCTTGCATTTGGGTGGCAAGCTAGATGTAGGGTGCTTTTATGTGCCTACCTTTGACAGCATAGCTAAATGGATAGCGTGATTTTCCTTTCATGAGAAGGGATAGGCTGTTAATCAGCTTATTGGGATAGAGATCATGAGCTGTTTGCTAAAGAGAGAGATGGTCACTTTTCTACACTTTGCAGATAGATGAGAAGCAACGAGATATTACTGTTAACAAATCCGATCCTGTGGTATAATCTGGTTTTCAGGATATTAAAGATCCAAAATGAAAGCTAAACAGCAGGAAATACTGTAGTGTATGTCTTCAGCGttgttttgtgttatttttctcGACGTTTCATGAGCAGGACTACCTGCTGTCTTTTTCAACTCTTGTTGTGGGTAATGAGATCTTACAGCCTGTCTCATATCCAAATGAGATGCCTCagttcttttggaaaaaaaatatttttcttgggaAAGTAAGAGGGTTCTTTCGGGTAATAGTTCTGGCATAGAAAGATTGCTATAGAAAGTTAGATGAAGTGGCATAGGAGTGAAATAAGTTCTGTGACTTAAAAATGCTGTACTTGATTTTAGGCCAGGGACAAAACTGGAATCAAGGATATAACAACTACTATGATCAAGGATATGGAAACTACAGTAGCACATACAGTGATCAAAGCTACAGTGGCTATGGAGGATATGACTACTCTGGGTACAACTATCCCAATTACGGATATGGGCCAGGATACACAGATTACAGTGGTAAGTGGTTTTGATCTTATTCCAGGTAATAGTAGCATACATCTTTAAACAGGGGCATCTTCTAGTTTGTTTTCTAACACCACTTTCTCATAACACACGGCTCTTTATAAAGAGTAGCTGGGTTAGTGTAGGATGGGAACAGTCTCCTGAGTGTCAGATGTTAATCTTCATGCTTCTGGAttgttttgtgttcttttcctCTATGTTACGTACAGGTCAACAAAGCACATATGGAAAGGCATCCCGTGGTGGCGGCAATCACCAAAACAACTACCAGCCCTACTAAAGCTGGACCTAGGTCTTGAGGAAGCAGGTGTGTACAGGAGTGCAAGATCCAGTCTGAGTATGTCTAATCTAATTTAAAGATCAATAGACAAATGAAGAGTAAAAACTTGTGTAGCCTGATTTTCCTTTAAGCTTTtgttaacttaaaaaaacccctttttttttaaaccagctTTGCCTACAGTGTCTATAGATCTTTAACTTTGTAAAAATGTGACTTTATCTTCTTTAGTACTTCAGAAAAACATaagagtttttctgttttgcgTTGTGTACCAGGTGGTCTAGAGGAATAATTAAACTTATTAGAAGTATTAACAGGTAAAGTACTGAAATGGGTACaacttaaggaaaacaagaatgtTGTCTTCTAACTCTGACATTATACCTTGTTTGTACCCGCCAGCGGGAACTTCATTGCAGGCCGTGTGTCACCCTGACCACGTCTATCTCTGGGGTCGCACGTTGCAGGCAGAGCGCAAGGCATACACCAGAAAACGCTGTCCTGTGGTATGGTCTCTTCCAACTTCATGTACCAGCGTAAAGATTAAAGTGGAAAACTTCAGactttggcttctttttttaatcttttttttgagatttaaaTGTCTTAACTTAAATGGTTTTTTACAGGAGTTAAAGTACATAAATGCCTTTACAGCTTAATCATTTGGTCTTCTGTTTAGTGTTGTATTTCAATTGTGGAACCTCATTTTAAGTGTGCATTCTTTAAGATTTAAtgcctgatttttctttttatagctaATAGTGAAATCTGCAAACAAAAACGAACTTTTAAATCTGGAAAAAACATTAAAGATCATATGCAGTGTCAGTGGTTTGAACTAAATCGACCTGACTTATGTTTGCATAGCAgatggctaaaaaaaaaataattgaaaccCTTTTGGCAGTGTTTCTAGTGGTTGGGGGGGGAGAACTGATCCAGAGCCTGATTGTCTAAATCAGATGTGCATTGTTCTGGAACAGCTTCCCAAATGGGCTGAATGTGATTATATATTTGGGAAGATAAATTGGTGATAGGTAATTAAACCTTTTGTATTTACCTTGTTAAATATGCATATGATCTTTAACAGTGAAGAAAGGAATATGTAGAAGACTTTAAGCAGTTCATGAAAATGGACCTTTTAACAATTCTTGTAGTAGCTTGCACAGACCTGACAtacatttttgtctttatttttaggTAGAGATACTGCAACAAAGCCATCATGCGGTGCATCGTGAGTGAATGGAGGGTGGTCTTCGTGAGAGGAAATTACTATTTTGTAAAAGACTTTTTAGTGTATGACACAACTGTGTCCAACTGTACATAGTGGCTGACTAGTTTTCTTTTATGGTTTTTACTTTTTGCCATTCATGTTATGACACAATGTGGACTTGTGTTTATACAAACTTTATTTGTATAATTTCATGTTAAAGGATTCTCAAATAAATGCTTACTTAAGTGAATGTGTAGTCTTGCTGTTGGCAGTCAGCTTACAGGGATGTAACTATTTGTGTAGAAGGGCAGGTGCCTTTCTGGAGATCAGAAATGGCCCAACGGGTTTATGTGTATACAATTAACACACTCATTACTTGCCTTGAGAGCACCTTCCTGCCTTGCATTATCATCACTGTGGAAGAAGGTAGAGTTGTCTTCTGCACGctgcaggaaaggagagaagagtGGTCTGTGGCACAGTACTGCTAATTTCATGTATTTCAAGGAAGTGAGCTAGAACAGCAGCACCTTGTTTATGCTGCTGGTTAAGCACTGCTTGATGACTGGGAAGGTGAGTTTTATACCACTGTTAAAAATTTTTTTCAACCACTGAAGTTCTAGAATACCCAAGGCTCTAACTTAAATTACTCCCTTAGAGCAATTGCTACCTATCAGTTCCAGTTCCTGAACTTAAGGGTCAGCCCCCACTTTCTGTACAAGTTGGGATCTATTCCTTTTTATTGGACTCTTCAGGGGTTGAGTAAATGGGTTTCCCATCTTGTATATGTGGGCAAGCTCCATTACAAAAGGCTGAACAAATGATTGCTGAAGCAGGGCAACTGCTTTAACTAGTAGGTtggtttctgaaaaaaaaaaaaaaaaaaaaaaaagctgggaTGGGTGAGCATGGAGtctgtttttttgggttttatttttttcccctcctcagcacAAGGATCTAGTAATGCGTCAAACCTTGCTTGTTAAGGGAAAGATGAGCTGATGCACAGAGAAGGTGAATCTTGTGAACTTTTAAAAGGGACTAGCACGAGTAGAGGTTTCTTCAAAAAGTTTTCATAATTTCAGTGACTATTTCTTGGGCAGCTGAGTCTTTTATTCTCCTTTCTCCTAGAAGAGCTGCATATGCTAATAGCTGTGGGCTAAGCAGTTGCTAGAGCTGGGAAGTATCCTGTTACCTCAGCCCTTAGGCTAGATGAGAGAAAACCTGTTGACAGCAGTGACTACAGCACAATCTCTGGTGGTATGTGACTGCCTTCCCACCTTCAAAATGCAGCTGAATGCAGTGTCTGTCCTCACCTGCAGTGCCTCTGGGAGACTGAGCACAGCTTTACTTCTGCCTATTAGGACATGGTATTGCTACAACCCCTGCTTGTTAATATACAAAAAAATTCACATtgtggtttgacatgacagtcgttcctggtaagggggaaggggctgtaaagatggctcctgtaagaagttgctcaaaactccccATCTCTCagccagacccatttctggggctgagacaattagatgcctccatgatcactttttaagaagccagaagacgacgcttcttcctgtttcttccttctgtctgttctttttcttctggctggtggtggtgcaaggagtaggaacagtgagagaaacaaccatgcgggctccaaggtcagtgatgaaagagaggaggtgtgctggagcagagactcccctgcattctacagagtggactggtgaagctgagatttgttttcatttctttgaagaCCCCGAATCAGCGGCAGAGACTCCTTTTggtaatgaccccatatcaggggcagagactcattttgctaaagctagccccagtccaggggcagcaattcacttcattaaaggcctcgagccagggacagtgattatggctggaggaggccatgtcc is a window encoding:
- the HNRNPDL gene encoding heterogeneous nuclear ribonucleoprotein D-like, with the translated sequence MEDATEMSGGQEEFAEGSKINASKNQQDDGKMFIGGLSWDTSKKDLTEYLSRFGEVVDCTIKTDPVTGRSRGFGFVLFKDAASVEKVLELKEHKLDGKLIDPKRAKALKGKEPPKKVFVGGLSPDTSEEQIKEYFGAFGEIENIELPMDTKTNERRGFCFITYTDEEPVKKLLESRYHQIGSGKCEIKVAQPKEVYRQQQQQQKGGKSNVAGGRGGGRGRGRGQGQNWNQGYNNYYDQGYGNYSSTYSDQSYSGYGGYDYSGYNYPNYGYGPGYTDYSGQQSTYGKASRGGGNHQNNYQPY